Within the Hevea brasiliensis isolate MT/VB/25A 57/8 chromosome 2, ASM3005281v1, whole genome shotgun sequence genome, the region GATTATTGGAATTTGCATTATTTTTCAAGGCCTCCTTAACCTAAAGAGAATCATAATGAGGAAGCAGTTTAGGTATCTCAATTAATTGACCCTACCACTAACTCATGGAATCTTCCCTTGTTGAGGTAGAATTTTAATGATGAAGATGTCAAGAGTATCCTATCTATCCCCTGAGGTATTCATAGGATGGAGGATTGATTAATCTGGTATTTCGACTGTCATGGGAATTATATGGTTATATCAGGGTACTATCTAACCAAGCAATTGATTTATGTAGATCATGGAAGAAATAATGCAGGTCTAGGGCCTAATTCTCAGCATCAGATTGAGGCATTTTGGAAAGGAATATGGTTAATTTTACTTCCTACAAAGCTTTCGGCTTTCTTATGGTCAATGCTAAGAGTAAAACCCCCATCTAGTGAGTTGGTTAGCAATGGAATTCTAAGAGTTTCTCCGGATTGCTTATTTTGTAGGGAAAGAGAATCATTAAGACGTCTCTTCTTTGAATGCCCTCAAACAATCACTAAATGGTTTAATTCACCTTTTAGCCTGTGTTCCACTTTAATGAAGGGTTCTTCTATATAGAATTATGGGATCATTTGATTAGACTACTATCACATTTAGATAATAACAAAGAAGCAATTTAGTTGGTAGTGTTTTTGTTATGGAGCTTATGGAAATGTCGAAATGAACACCTCTTCAAAGGCCAACAAAGATCTCCATATGAAGTAATTGGCAATGCAATAGTTGCTCATGAGAAATTTATGCGAGCAAATGCATAAAACAGTATGGTTCATGAAGATACTTAGGTCTTCCATCATAATTGGCTCCCACCTCCTCAAAATGGGTTTAAAATGAACTATGATGCGACTATGGATAAGTCACAAAACAGAGGTGCAATTGCCGTAATCATCCAAAATCATTTGGGCCACATTCTCAATTGGCGCTATGGTATTTTATCACATCTTTTAGAGGCTCTACCACTGGAGGTAATGGCATGCAGAGAAGCCCTACTCTTCATTTCGGATAAAGGGTAACAATGAAAGGAGATTGAAAGATCCTAGTGGATGCTATTAACAACAATGCTCCTTCTACTGCAATTTTTAGTTTAGCTCATGATATTAATGAAATTTGTAACTCACTGGATGACATTCTTTTCTCCTTGTCAAAAGGGAAGATAATAGATTTGCGCATTGTTTAGCGCAAAAAACTCTTAGAGATTCTTCCTTTTATAATAATCTAGTGATCCAGAACCACTTTGTAAGGAGACTTCCTTCTTGATTGTGCAATAAATTTCACCTTTTGATACAAATAAAAAGAttcttttagattttttttttaaaatcaaagATTCTTTTGGATCTTAAGTATTTTAAAAGGATGAATaaaaaagttaatgaattaaggtaaaatttttaaattttaccctTTAattctaaaaatgaaattgaaaaaaaaatcagatgtttttattgtaaaataattcaaaaaataatGTTTTTCATCCCTTTTTAACTTTCATTTAATAAACTTTTATATATACAATTTAGATATTTTAATAATGCGCATATATTAAGGTCTAGTTTGGCTTAATTTAATGACTGAAATCATATATTACTCACCTAATAGGCTCATGTTTGAGTCTCCACTCCCCCAATCTCTcctactcaaataataataataataataataataataataataataataataattcttatTAAGCATTTGTATTGTGGTTAAAGGTAGATTATAAAATATTAGACTTTTGCCCACGCATTGCATGATATAAtcactatttatatattatttaattaaataaagatGTTACGATATAGCTTTTCCtttatatttatacttaatttatttaaaatgtttTAAGAATAGCttataaaaaattgtaaaaatataAACAAGTAAATACAAAgaataaatataaattgaaatgaatataaataataaataataagatactaataaaatatatataaatacatttttataatgtaaaaattattttaatgatatttgTGTAAATTGTTCATCATCTTTTACTAATGCCTTGGTTACTAAATTATTATCTGATAGATTTGaaagaaaatcttatttgaacatTGTATTTTTTATTTGCATTAGAATATGActaatttgatttttaatatgTGATATTAGTTTATATAGTTTACAACTACAACTTTTAGTTttcataatattaattaaattgtaactattatgataatttttttattataaagaacTAATAACTCGATTTTATAATTATAGTGGAAAATAAGAATGTTACTTtggtttatataatttataactaaGGCCCTTAGTTTTCTTAATATTCTATTAGTTGcgttttggtaaaatttattttgagaccaattttattatattgatatACAAATTCAGTACACAATTATGAGAGATGAGAATTATATTATTGTGAATGATTGTAAATATATATGACGAGTAATCAATAATTTTTGAGGTCGAGAAAGTTAAATTCCGTTTTTTGTGGGGGGGAAATAGATGAGAATAGGAAGATGAGTTTAGTTAGGTGGGAAACTGTTTATCAAAAGCCCATCCACAAAGGTTAattctttctttcaccaattttTTGGTGATTTTTATACCTCGTTTCTGAATTTTATCATATATTTCacttttatcttttaattttaatttgttactaaaaaatctataaactttaattttattacaCAAAAATCCCTTTAACATACAATAGAAGATTTTCATATTGAAAAATCCTTCTAAGTTAGAATGTaaagtttagaaataaaattttaacaaaattagtATAGTATTTTTGTGATAGATCCATATGTTAATTAAATGTGAGAGGAAATTGGGTAAAAAGATGATTTTCTTGTGTTTTTAACTTGGAAACCTATTATAATAGGTTAGAAAGATTTtgtgtgaaataaaattaaaattcaaaattttttttaaaaaaaaattaaagttaagagGCAAAAGTAAAACATATTACAAAATTTAGAGACGAGTTAAAAAAATTACTCTCAATTTCTTTAATCATTTCATTCACCATATTTTGTTAAGTGGTGTGTTAACAGATTTTAGTTTTGactcaattttaaattaaatcagtTGAATTCTGATTTCCAACTCGGCTATGCATGCTCACCCCTAATTACACCTTCCTCTAGTTGTACAAATTTCTACTAAGTTCAAAATAACAATaatattaaattcaattaaaacaaTATtccatattataaataaaatatcataCGCATAAGAAGCTTTATGGTCATGGAAGATAAATCGAATAATCATATAAAGGAAAAGCCAATTTAATTAGAGGGCTGCGCTTTGAATTTCCATTTGTCATCCTCCCATTTTACTGATCCATTATCATATCTCGTGCTCACAGTCGCGCTGTTCCTACTCTCATAACACCAAGCAACCCGCAAAAAGACCAAGAAATTAAACCCATTAAGGGCTGTCAATATCCAGTAGAAATAATCAAGTCTGCTTTTGTTAAGATCATTCCTTAGCCATCCATTTTCTTCTCCACCAGTTGTTCTTTCAACAATCTTAACAATTGCAGTACTTAACCAACTTCCAATCCCAATCTCAGAAAGAAACAATGCGCTACTGATACTTCTAGTCCCGTCAGTTGCTTCATCGTAGAAAAATTGCAGCTGCCCCACATAGGTGAAAACTTCAGCTGCCCCTACTAAAAAGTATTGTGGAAATAACCAGAACACGCTCATATCTGATGGGCTAGAGCTGTCACGTCTCTTTTTCTCCACCAAAGCAGCTGAGGTGAGGGCAAAGACTGAAACAAATAAGCCCACACCCATCCGTTGCAATGATGTGATGCCATGGCGATGGCCCGTGTGTTTAGAGAGGATTGGGACGATTAATTTTTCATGGATGGGTACGAGAATGACAGCATTGATGGCACTGAAAACGTTGACGGAACCTACAGGGATAGTGAAGTTGGAGGAGAGTTTCCGGTCCATGATGGAGGCTTGGCTGATGAAGAAGGTTGCGAGTTGGGCAAAGGAGATGGACAGAGTAATTGTGGATGCCCATATGGGAAGGACTCTGATTAGGGACTTAAATTCTTCTACTTGTGTTACTGTGCAGAGTTTCCATCGATTTTTTGTGTTGGCTTCTGGGTCTGTTGCAACTGCAGCCTTGTCCAAGAACCTGCACCAATAATATACATAATTCAAGTGAGAGATATATACACTTTAGACATTAAAACGCATGAAGAGCAATCGTATATTGATTAATAGCAAAAGTTAGCgcaaattgaatatatatttttgAGAAACCAGGCCAAAGGATGTGGCAGTACTAACATAAATTGACTGGTGTGTGGGAGCTTTCGGGCACCTTTGATATCAGACTCCTCAGTATTGACCTCATAAAGCTGGACTTCTCTTCCCAAGTTAACCCCTCTCAAATGATTCCTTGCAGAAGCCACCATGACTTGAAGAAACCTGGTGAAAGGGCTCCCCGTAGGCTTTTGGAAACGATAGTAACGTATAGCAGCTGCTAAAATAATGACTGAAACAATCATGATCACAGTAGGCACCCCAAAGCCCCAGGTCCATCCCATCTCTTCTTTTATATACACCACGACTGTTACAGCCAAGAGTGCTCCTGTGTTTATTGCAAAGAAGAACCAATTGAAGAAAGCAAATTTCTTGGTCATCTCTTTCTCGTCCTCCTCGTCGAATTGGTCGGCCCCAAATGATGAGACGCACGGCTTGATACCACCGGTACCAAGGGCTATGAGGGCTAACGCAAAGAATAGGAATACGTTTTGGCCATCGGTTGCTTTTTCGCATGGTACCGCCTTGCATGGTGGCGGACGGAGGCTGTCTATGGAGGCCGAGATTGTCAATAATACCATCCCCTGCAATATTAGGAAACCAACAATTCCAGTAGTTACAATACTGAAATATTCAGCCCACTGATCCAGgcccatataaaaaaaaaaaaaaaaaaaaaagctgtgTGCTGCTGCTTACCAAAGCGTAGATGCTGCAGAAGACAATGATGGTCTTGAATCGGCCGAGATAAGCATCGGCTAAAAATGCACCAAAAATAGTAAGAACATAGGCGGCTCCAATCCAATCCGTCACATGAGTAGCAGCAACAGGAAGCGACTGTCGCATTTCTAACACCAAGTATTCCACCATGTTCACCGCTATTGCAAAAAATGCCAACCTTTCTGCCACCTCATTTGCTGCACCCAAAAAAACAAAACCCTTCAATCTCCATATAAATGACAATTAAATCTTGTAAAGGTTTCCATTTAATTATTAGTAAAATG harbors:
- the LOC110634177 gene encoding protein NRT1/ PTR FAMILY 8.2-like gives rise to the protein MENFAAKDQPREKVKLYLVKNLQEETLSKTLVSNDCVDFRGRIADKRTTGGWKASPFIIANEVAERLAFFAIAVNMVEYLVLEMRQSLPVAATHVTDWIGAAYVLTIFGAFLADAYLGRFKTIIVFCSIYALGMVLLTISASIDSLRPPPCKAVPCEKATDGQNVFLFFALALIALGTGGIKPCVSSFGADQFDEEDEKEMTKKFAFFNWFFFAINTGALLAVTVVVYIKEEMGWTWGFGVPTVIMIVSVIILAAAIRYYRFQKPTGSPFTRFLQVMVASARNHLRGVNLGREVQLYEVNTEESDIKGARKLPHTSQFMFLDKAAVATDPEANTKNRWKLCTVTQVEEFKSLIRVLPIWASTITLSISFAQLATFFISQASIMDRKLSSNFTIPVGSVNVFSAINAVILVPIHEKLIVPILSKHTGHRHGITSLQRMGVGLFVSVFALTSAALVEKKRRDSSSPSDMSVFWLFPQYFLVGAAEVFTYVGQLQFFYDEATDGTRSISSALFLSEIGIGSWLSTAIVKIVERTTGGEENGWLRNDLNKSRLDYFYWILTALNGFNFLVFLRVAWCYESRNSATVSTRYDNGSVKWEDDKWKFKAQPSN